In Triplophysa rosa linkage group LG7, Trosa_1v2, whole genome shotgun sequence, the following proteins share a genomic window:
- the mtx2 gene encoding metaxin-2 — translation MSLAAEAFVSQIAAAEPWPESATLYQPLKEDQILLSDSASSLAVQTFLRMCGLPIQVICRPNAEYMSPSGKVPFIHVGNQVVSELGPIVQFAKAKGNSLSDGLDDVQRAEMKAYMELVNNMLLTAELYIQWCDDSTASEISRPRYSSPYAWPLNHVLAYQKQWEVRKKMNAIGWARKNLEQVYEDVSQCCQALSQRLGTQPYFFNKQPTELDALVFGHLFTILTTQLASDDLAEKVKAYSNLLSFCHRIEQTYFKEHDRESSGSSRHSKGSLP, via the exons ATGTCTCTCGCTGCAGAGGCGTTCGTCTCTCAGATTGCAG CTGCTGAGCCGTGGCCTGAAAGTGCCACTTTGTACCAGCCTCTTAAGG AAGATCAAATCTTGCTGTCGGATTCGGCATCATCTCTGGCAGTCCAG ACATTCTTGAGGATGTGTGGCCTGCCAATACAGGTGATCTGCCGGCCCAATGCTGAATACATGTCACCATCAG GAAAGGTTCCTTTTATCCACGTTGGAAATCAAGTTGTGTCCGAATTGGGGCCGATCGTGCAGTTTGCAAAAGCAAAG GGTAATTCACTGAGTGACGGCTTGGATGATGTCCAGAGGGCGGAGATGAAAGCTTACATGGAGTTGGTTAACAACATGCTTTTGACCGCAGAG TTGTATATCCAATGGTGTGATGATTCCACTGCTTCAGAG ATCTCCAGGCCTCGCTACAGTAGTCCATACGCTTGGCCTCTCAATCACGTTCTGGCCTATCAGAAGCAGTGGGAGGTCCGGAAGAAGATGAATGCGATCGGATGGGCCAGAAAGAATCTGGAGCAG GTGTATGAAGATGTGAGTCAGTGTTGTCAGGCTTTGTCACAGCGGTTGGGAACTCAGCCCTACTTTTTCAACAAACA GCCGACTGAACTGGACGCTCTGGTGTTCGGTCATCTCTTCACCATACTCACCACACAGCTCGCCAGCGATGATCTGGCAGAAAAGGTTAAAGCCTACAGCAACCTGTTATCTTTCTGTCACCGTATTGAACAGACTTACTTCAAAGAGCACGATCGAGAGTCCTCCGGGTCCTCGCGCCACTCCAAAGGCTCGCTCCCCTGA